The following is a genomic window from Antechinus flavipes isolate AdamAnt ecotype Samford, QLD, Australia chromosome 3, AdamAnt_v2, whole genome shotgun sequence.
tAAACATTTTAATGTAAGAAAGTACACTGACAGAAATGAAAAGGCCCCAGGTATAATATGCACTGTATAGTCAATAGTAACAAAACTTATGATCTTACAAAAGTCTGCCAGGACAACCATAATATAGAAATTTGTATTTCCTGGTACTTCACTTATTGGATTTGTCGTCTCCTATTAGCCTATTGTATTGGCAATATTAAGCTAATTTGAAGCTTTTTGCACTTTACCCATTTGAATActctattaaggaaaaaaatcaattaagaacTGAATTATAAACTAACTGAGAAATAGATCCATTTTATATAGGTGAATTATATTTCTTGTACAAATTGACCATGCTAAGATCTACTTACTTAAAGAAAAACTTAACAGCATTTGCTCTCTCCCACAGGCATTAATGACACAACATCATAGCAGATGTAATATGACCCAAGAAAAATAGACTAGACATACAGCCAGCAAAACCTCCCTCCATATATATTAAAGGTATTTTCatatttggaacagaaaatctcattgaaaatgaagaataattttaCATCTCTCAAAACTATAAACAGGTGAAAGTTCACCTGTTGCAAACATCTCAAAGGCTGAAAATTAAATTTCCAAGAGCTATAAAGACCCAGACACAAAATAGGGAGAGGGAAGGATCTCTGAAGAGATTTGGATTTCAGATGCAAATAAATGACATCTGACAAAATTGTGTATTCTAGGTGGTTGAACCAAAAATTGATGGAACGAGGAGAGTAGTGACAATAAAGTGGATCTCAAGGCTTTTCTTTGtgtaatagaaatataataaaaggaaAGCTGGTTACTATTCCAGTAAAGGAGGAAAACACCTTTCAGTTGAGGTGGGGCCAGCAGAAGCAAGGCCTGCTTTATGGAAAGAGATGTCGGAGTTTGGCATTGAGTTCTCTCTCCTTGGTCAAAAGATCCAGACTGTGCTTTTTGAAGGCTTCTGACTGCAACCAAAGCTCATCGTAGGCCTTCTGGATCCCTTCCATCTTTCGGCTCAGTTCTTGTACTCTCAGGCTGCTATTCACGGTGGCAGCTTCTTGCTCAAATCGATCCAGTGCGTTCTTGCGGGCCGTCTCCGCCATCTCCAGCTTCTCCTCCAGCTGCTGGATCTCCAGCTGTTTGTTCTGAAGCACTCTACCCCTCTCCATGGACAACTGCAGCAGCTCCTCTTTCTCCTTGGTCACTTTTTCCAGCCGGCTGCTCAGCTCCGAACTCAAGCCCTTCTGCTTCTCCTCGGCCTTGGCCATCTTGGCCAGGGTTTTGTGGTGCAGCTCCTCCAGAGCCTGGAGCTTGCTTTGGAGGGAGCTGGTCTCCTTGGCATGGGAGCTGGCTTGCTGGCTCTGTAGGTCCAGCAGCTCCCGCTCTCTGGCCTTGGAGCGACTCTTATCTTCAGCACATATTCCCTTCAGGGTCTCCAGCTCTTTGGACAACTTTTCCTCCTGGGCTGTGAGCAGACTAATTTTGGCCTCCTGGTCTCTCAAGGCCTGACTGAAATGTTCCCTGTTCTCCTTTCTCAAGATCTCGTTCTCTTCTCTCAGCTTCACATTCTGCCTCTTGTGTTCATCCTTGAAGCGGATCATCTCTTCGTGGTTGGCGGCCAGGTCCATGAACCGCGACTCCAGCTTCAGCGTGCGCTGGGCCTGGGCCTCCAGCCTCTCAGCATCACTCATCCTCTTCTCCTCCAGCTCTGTGTTGAGCTGCTCCAGGACTTGACAGCGCTCCAGAGTCTCGTCCGCCCTGCGCTTCAGGATGCAGATGAGCTGAGACTGCTCCTGGAGGCGGGAGCGTAACATagctttttcattcttctcttcacTGGACAGACCACGGAGGTTCTCCAAGGCTTCCTTCAACCCTTCTAGCTCTTTACACtccatatcatcatcatcatcatcatcatcatcatcatccaggTTTTTTAACGTGTCTTctacctctgtgactttggagGATGAGGTGGAAGAACTCATCCTAGGAGTTTTTTCTTTCTGAGGCATGAGTATTCCCTAACACAACTCTCTCTAACGGCAGCAAAGGCAATGGATGTTTAGTGTTGCTATGGAGGCCTGTGGACCTTCAAACTGTTTTATTATCCCATGGGGAGCTCTATGATTGGCTGAAAAGTTCAGAATGCTGTGATGTAATGAAGGCAGGGCTGAGATAATACAAAGACAACTGTGGTCAGTTGGGCCTTGGCTTTTTACCTAGTTCCTGCTCTTAGCTCTGCCTGTCCTTCTCTCTTTAGCTCAATTACCTGCCAATTGCTATGGAAAGAAAGCTGACAGACTGGTTTCTAAGCAGGAATAAACAAAGGAAACTGGATGTAATAAATCTTCCCctatcccttccttcttcctttctcacaGTGAAAATGGTGAAATATCAAGTTCCTTAATATTTGATAGTATAACTACTAAGTAGTTCTGAGCCAAGATTATAAGATTTTAAATGTCCTATAGATATAGACAGTATTTAAGATAATTGTCTTGTTTGAGCCCTCATAGATGGAGTAAAGATTCAAAGCCTTCAAGTcccttaatattttataatataactaCTAAGTAGTAATTGAGTTTTGAGCCAagattataactttttaaatgtcCTATAGATATATACAGTATTTAAGATAATTGTCTTGTTTGAGCCCTCATAGATGGAGTGAAGATTCAAAGCCTTCAAGTTCCttaatactttataatataactaCTAAGTAGTAATTGAGTTTTGAGCCAagatt
Proteins encoded in this region:
- the CCDC89 gene encoding coiled-coil domain-containing protein 89, producing the protein MPQKEKTPRMSSSTSSSKVTEVEDTLKNLDDDDDDDDDDDMECKELEGLKEALENLRGLSSEEKNEKAMLRSRLQEQSQLICILKRRADETLERCQVLEQLNTELEEKRMSDAERLEAQAQRTLKLESRFMDLAANHEEMIRFKDEHKRQNVKLREENEILRKENREHFSQALRDQEAKISLLTAQEEKLSKELETLKGICAEDKSRSKARERELLDLQSQQASSHAKETSSLQSKLQALEELHHKTLAKMAKAEEKQKGLSSELSSRLEKVTKEKEELLQLSMERGRVLQNKQLEIQQLEEKLEMAETARKNALDRFEQEAATVNSSLRVQELSRKMEGIQKAYDELWLQSEAFKKHSLDLLTKERELNAKLRHLFP